Proteins encoded together in one Quercus lobata isolate SW786 chromosome 3, ValleyOak3.0 Primary Assembly, whole genome shotgun sequence window:
- the LOC115980416 gene encoding putative pentatricopeptide repeat-containing protein At1g56570 has product MSTKRLLSTADFYAIPPIIRNSLQWAHNSTTQSNTPFLPKGPPVSATNLIKLYSGRGLIKEAWILFDEMPERHAVAWTAMIAGYTSCNYYSHAWAMFCEMVRNGVEPNAFTLSSALKGCKSMKALSNGALVHGLAIKHGMKESMYVNNALMDMYATCCVSMDEACMVFHEIDAKNAVSWTTLITGYTHRGDGYGGLRVFRQMLLISS; this is encoded by the coding sequence ATGAGCACTAAAAGACTACTTTCTACGGCTGATTTCTATGCAATCCCACCCATTATCCGAAACTCCCTTCAATGGGCCCACAACTCCACCACCCAATCGAACACACCTTTCTTACCAAAGGGTCCTCCCGTGTCAGCCACAAACCTCATTAAATTGTACTCTGGAAGGGGCTTGATAAAAGAGGCCTGGATACTGTTCGATGAAATGCCTGAGAGACATGCGGTTGCATGGACTGCCATGATTGCAGGGTACACGTCTTGCAACTACTACAGCCATGCATGGGCTATGTTCTGTGAGATGGTAAGGAATGGAGTGGAGCCAAATGCTTTTACTTTGTCCAGTGCTTTGAAGGGTTGTAAGAGCATGAAGGCTCTTTCAAATGGGGCATTGGTCCATGGCTTGGCCATCAAGCATGGTATGAAGGAGTCTATGTATGTTAATAATGCACTTATGGATATGTATGCAACGTGTTGTGTTAGCATGGACGAGGCATGCATGGTATTTCATGAGATAGATGCAAAAAATGCTGTTTCATGGACTACTTTGATCACTGGTTACACTCATAGAGGTGATGGCTATGGTGGGCTTCGAGTTTTCAGGCAAATGTTGCTGATAAGTAGTTGA
- the LOC115980044 gene encoding protein AGENET DOMAIN (AGD)-CONTAINING P1-like produces MSITKEVKASDATAQKMFSKGTPVEVSSDDDGFEGAWFAATIVKAVGKDKFLVQYQSLRTDDDSGFLREEFDTLHIRPCPPETLVVDHFSLFEEVDALYNDGWWVGVISKVLGGSKYLVYFRDTDEEIEFKHSDLRPHQDWIDGKWIMASQALMKLLYL; encoded by the exons ATGTCAATCACAAAGGAGGTGAAGGCTAGTGATGCAACAGCACAAAAAATGTTCAGCAAGGGGACACCAGTTGAGGTTagcagtgatgatgatggttttGAAGGTGCTTGGTTTGCTGCAACTATTGTTAAAGCAGTGGGAAAGGACAAGTTCCTTGTCCAGTACCAGAGCCTGAGGACTGATGATGATTCAGGCTTTCTGAGAGAAGAGTTTGATACCCTGCATATTAGGCCATGTCCACCAGAAACTCTTGTTGTTGATCATTTCAGTCTTTTTGAAGAAGTCGATGCTTTGTACAATGATGGGTGGTGGGTGGGTGTGATTTCTAAGGTTCTTGGTGGCTCAAAATACTTAGTTTACTTTAGGGACACAGATGAGGAAATAGAGTTTAAGCATTCTGACTTAAGGCCACATCAGGACTGGATTGATGGAAAATGGATTATGGCTTCCCAG GCTCTGATGAAGTTGCTTTACTTGTGA